A single genomic interval of Pyrus communis chromosome 7, drPyrComm1.1, whole genome shotgun sequence harbors:
- the LOC137740508 gene encoding uncharacterized protein, whose protein sequence is MVVRRRASWRTPMCLASNVNTEELRAQLGQLHSEAEIARAKANNARLRLLRLSEAAEKLKPQAAINVQTGKEDDARELLLQKKKIMEALEKSNHRIELLDELSTKLNEEISLKERQLIGNVSLDLGLVREDAFSPVRIVSPTAEVAEDLKESQEFVPNDLNKEMPLPKDNQEGSPVEPEGEDLRERLNKGAWNEDETISSLKGITSFESFLEHLDYQLNKIEAELITILRISTLVVDSQEKSKKFKVQKTMELLDSVSGVRQRYAH, encoded by the exons ATGGTTGTTCGTCGGAGAGCTTCATGGAGGACGCCCATGTGCTTGGCTTCCAACGTCAACACAGAGGAGCTACGTGCCCAGCTCGGTCAGCTCCACTCTGAGGCTGAGATCGCCAGAGCCAAAg CAAACAATGCAAGATTGAGGCTTTTGCGGCTGTCAGAGGCAGCCGAGAAGCTGAAACCGCAAGCAGCAATTAATGTCCAAACCGGGAAGGAAGACGATGCAAGGGAGCTGCTCTTGCAGAAGAAAAAGATCATGGAAGCATTGGAGAAGTCAAATCACCGCATAGAGTTGCTCGATGAGCTTtccacaaagcttaatgag GAGATTTCTCTGAAAGAAAGGCAGCTAATCGGGAATGTTTCTTTGGATCTTGGACTTGTCAGAGAAGATGCTTTTAGTCCTGTTCGAATTGTTTCACCAACGGCGGAAGTTGCAGAAGATTTGAAGGAGAGCCAAGAATTTGTCCCAAATGATCTCAATAAAGAAATGCCGCTTCCTAAAGACAACCAAGAAGGCTCACCTGTTGAGCCAGAAGGGGAGGACCTTCGAGAACGTTTAAATAAGGGAGCTTGGAATGAAGATGAGACAATTAGTAGCTTGAAGGGAATAACCTCTTTCGAGAGTTTCTTAGAACATTTGGATTACCAACTTAACAAAATTGAAGCTGAACTTATCACTATTTTGAGAATCTCAACCTTGGTTGTGGACAGCCAGGAgaaatcaaaaaaatttaaggTGCAAAAAACGATGGAACTTCTTGATAGTGTCTCTGGCGTTAGACAGAGGTATGCACATTAG
- the LOC137740509 gene encoding uncharacterized protein translates to MSDGKSRCLINSLVNSPQGTWFLKLVDASASIKNEDLLYGYLDDVIQEIGEENVVQVIFDNASNYKNVGAKLMERKEKVWWTPCAAHCIDLMLEDIFKMTWFDDTLKRGRCISKYLYGHQWVLALMRKYTDNSEILCPVVTRFATCFLTLQSLQKQKENLVALFASQEWSESTYAKSREAKLAKHHVLYDHEFWGRVSFCIKGVIPLVCVLREVDSEERPPMAAWWERFGHKTPELRTLAVRVVSLTCNASGCERTWNTFSMIHTKRRNRLEHKMLNALVYVKYNLALQQRSKKRREKYDPIVVEEIASDDEWITEIEDPVLPEYPTWLEDELLYNVEAIRNVPPSIYEGGPYIREPRESSPPPLREPTPPPHEPTPPPREPTQPWGSITYKRKRGNEESSSRRNVEYDSEESFDELMTYPTRSSRVGNEEDDAFYLELDEEDVDE, encoded by the exons ATGTCGGATGGCAAAAGTAGGTGTTTAATCAACTCTCTCGTCAATAGCCCGCAAGGTACTTGGTTCTTGAAATTGGTTGATGCATCGGCCTCTATTAAGAATGAAGATTTGTTGTATGGGTATTTGGATGATGTTATTCAAGAAATTGGGGAGGAGAATGTAGTTCAAGTTATATTCGACAATGCTTCGAACTACAAGAATGTCGGGGCAAAACTTATGGAGAGGAAAGAGAAGGTGTGGTGGACTCCATGTGCGGCTCATTGCattgatttgatgctagaaGATATTTTTAAGATGACATGGTTTGATGACACACTCAAACGTGGTAGGTGTATTTCAAAGTACCTATATGGGCATCAATGGGTACTAGCTTTGATGAGAAAGTACACCGACAATTCAGAAATTCTTTGTCCGGTGGTCACTAGGTTTGCCACTTGTTTCCTTACACTACAAAGCTtacaaaagcaaaaggaaaatcttGTTGCTTTGTTTGCCTCTCAAGAATGGTCGGAAAGTACCTATGCAAAATCCCGTGAAGCAAAGTTGGCTAAGCATCATGTGTTATATGATCATGAGTTTTGGGGTCGAGTTTCCTTTTGCATTAAGGGTGTTATTCCTCTTGTTTGTGTTTTGAGAGAGGTTGATTCGGAGGAGAGACCTCCCATGG cGGCTTGGTGGGAGCGCTTTGGGCATAAAACACCCGAGTTAAGGACGCTTGCTGTTCGAGTTGTAAGCCTTACTTGTAATGCGTCGGGATGTGAGAGGACTTGGAACACATTTTCAATG ATTCATACAAAAAGAAGGAATAGGCTTGAACACAAAATGCTTAATGCTTTAGTCTATGTCAAGTATAATTTGGCTTTACAACAGAGAAGTAAGAAAAGGAGGGAGAAGTATGATCCTATTGTTGTGGAAGAAATTGCCTCCGATGATGAATGGATAACGGAGATAGAAGATCCCGTTCTTCCCGAATATCCTACATGGCTTGAGGATGAGTTATTGTATAATGTTGAGGCTATAAGGAATGTGCCACCCTCGATTTATGAAGGTGGCCCATACATTCGAGAGCCTAGAGagtcttctcctcctcctcttcgtgAGCCTACTCCTCCTCCTCATGAGCCCACTCCTCCTCCTCGTGAGCCTACTCAACCTTGGGGTTCTATTACATACAAAAGAAAACGGGGTAATGAAGAATCTTCAAGTCGAAGAAATGTGGAGTATGATTCGGAAGAATCTTTTGATGAATTGATGACATACCCTACAAGGTCAtctagagttggcaatgaagaggATGATGCCTTTTATTTAGAATTAGATGAAGAGGATGTGGAtgaatga
- the LOC137740909 gene encoding two-pore potassium channel 3-like, giving the protein MDEPLLSRIQTALGVGGDDQQVESSSRSTARTPRTPRRRSYPSGYLDVLNSDVIVPIITTPNSSSYANLLANLNKNKRRQLKHRSHSAPSVFTDIKELIQDPVDDPRPAPKSTPLIVRQAFIGVIIYVIIGIVIILTTGGFKGEVTYKPVDALYFIVVTLCTIGYGDIVPDTTGTKLFTCFFILVGFGFIDILLNGLVVYICDRQESVLLSTIDETKFNHMIQTYMIDKEKGRMRIRIKVGLALGVVIGCIAIGTIAVHFLEKISWVDSFYLSVTSVTTVGYGDFGFQTIAGRCFAIIWLLVSTLAVARAFLYLTELRIDKRNRRIAKWVLQKEITLRDLLAADLDNDGCISKAEFVIYKLKEMGRVAENDILQICKQFDSLEHSNNDKITLVDLMGSDM; this is encoded by the exons ATGGACGAACCTTTACTTTCCAGGATTCAGACAGCACTTGGTGTCGGAGGTGACGATCAACAAGTAGAGTCTTCGAGCAGATCAACGGCCAGGACACCCAGAACACCGCGAAGAAGAAGCTACCCCTCAGGTTACCTTGATGTACTCAACTCCGATGTTATTGTCCCCATCATCACAACACCAAACTCTTCCTCCTACGCCAATCTCCTCGCGAACCTGAACAAGAACAAGCGGAGGCAGCTCAAGCACCGCTCCCACTCAGCTCCCTCGGTGTTCACTGACATCAAGGAGCTGATTCAAGACCCCGTCGATGATCCAAGACCTGCCCCTAAATCAACCCCTCTCATCGTTCGCCAGGCTTTCATCGGTGTCATTATCTATGTCATCATCGGCATTGTCATAATCTTGACAACCGGGGGTTTCAAGGGAGAAGTCACTTACAAGCCGGTTGATGCCTTGTACTTCATTGTGGTCACGCTCTGTACGATTGGCTATGGTGACATTGTTCCTGACACGACCGGTACCAAGCTCTTCACCTGTTTCTTCATCTTGGTCGGTTTTGGATTCATCGATATCCTGCTCAACGGTTTGGTGGTGTACATCTGCGACAGGCAAGAATCGGTGTTGTTGAGCACCATTGATGAGACGAAGTTCAACCACATGATTCAGACGTACATGATCGACAAAGAGAAAGGACGAATGAGGATAAGGATCAAGGTAGGGTTGGCACTGGGAGTGGTGATTGGTTGTATAGCTATAGGGACAATTGCAGTACATTTTCTCGAGAAGATAAGCTGGGTTGATAGTTTCTACCTCTCTGTTACTTCAGTCACAACTGTAGGTTATGGCGATTTCGGTTTCCAGACAATTGCAGGTAGGTGTTTTGCAATAATCTGGTTACTGGTTAGCACATTAGCTGTCGCTAGGGCTTTTCTGTACCTGACCGAGCTTAGAATCGACAAGCGGAATCGTCGAATCGCGAAATGGGTTCTTCAGAAGGAGATCACCCTCAGGGATTTGTTGGCAGCAGACCTGGATAATGATGGATGCATCAG CAAAGCGGAGTTCGTCATATACAAGCTTAAGGAGATGGGGAGAGTGGCAGAGAATGATATTCTGCAGATATGCAAGCAATTTGATTCTTTGGAACATAGCAACAATGACAAAATTACTCTTGTTGATCTAATGGGAAGCGATATGTGA